The window TCCCGGCCTCTCCCCCATAAACCCCATGGGGGAGAGGAGAATTCGATTGCGCTCCGGCTGGCCCGGTGCACTCGACTGGCTCCCTTCCCCCGCGCAGTTTGCGGGGGAAGGGTTGGGGATGGGGGGCGCCGGCCCGAGCACCCGGCCTGCCTGTCCCATCGATCCCGCAGTGTATCCGGGCGACGCAAGATGTATCCGGGTGACGCAAGATGCGCGGTCGTGGCATTGTGCTCGTCCACGCCTCGCATCCCGGGCCCCGCTTCCTCACAGGCCGGATGGGAACGTCTCCGGCGGCTCGGCGGATTCCCAGCCGGGCGTGGGCTCCAGCGGCCGCAGGGCGCTGGTTTCGTCGTAGTGGATCACCGCGTCGAACTGGTCCGCGACCTCGGCGTGAAAGTAGTGGCTCCAGCGCTCCGTCTCGGGAGCGTAGATCACGCCGATGGCGCGCTCCAGCCGCGAGGTGCGCAGGGCGTCGGCCGCGGGGCCGCCGCCGCGCAGGGGGAGGAAGAAGTTGGGGGTGCCCACCTGGTGGAACAGGCGCTCGTAGCTGCCCTCCATCCCCGGCCGCACCCGCTTCCGCTCCGCCGGCGCGTCCCACTCGCTGGCGGCGGTCACCGTGCCCGAGTACGTGCTGAAGCCGATCAGCCGTGCCTCGTCGCCGTGCCGCTCGCGTACCAGCTGGCCCACGTTCCACTCGCCGTCGCGCCCCATTTCCGTCGCGCGCGCGTCGCCCAGGTGGGAGTTATGCTCCCAGACGACCACCTTCGGCGGGATGCCCTTCGATTCGAAGTGGCCGCAGAGCGCGTCCAGCGAGTCGGCCATGTGGCAGTCGCGCAGGTTCCAGCTCGACACGCGCGCGGCGAACATGCTGCGGTAGTACTCCTCGGCGTTCTTCACCAGCCGCGCGTTCTGCTCTGCGTAGAAGTGCTCATCCCCCGCCAGGCCGCCCTCCTCCCCGGCCATCTCGGACGCCCGCTCGCGAAGCTCGTGAAGCTGGCGCACCGCCTGCTCCTCGCACGCCGGGGTGATGCCCAGCTGCGCCGCGTACCCGTACGACTGCGGATCGCCACCGCCCGCGCGATGGAAGCACCCGTAGCGCTGGCGCGCGCGCCGGGCTCCCTCGGGGTCTACCTCGTCCAGGTAGCCGATGACGGCCTCAATGGAGGCGAACATGGAGTACAGGTCCAGCCCGTAGAAGCCGACACGCGTGGCATCCGCCGGCAGCGACTGGTTGTGCTCCCGCAGCCAGGCGACGAGCTCCACCACGTCGTCGTTGCGCCACATCCACTGGGGAAAGCGCTGGAATCCGCCCAGCGCCTCGTCGGGGGTGGCGTCGCTGCCTGCGCCGCGCACGTAGCGGTTCACCCGGTAGGCGTCGGGCCAGTCGGCCTCCACCGCCACGGCGGTGAACCCCTTCTCGCGGACCAGCCGCTTTGTGATCTCCGCGCGGGCGCGGTAGAACTCGTGGGTGCCGTGCGTGGCCTCGCCCAGCAGCACGAAGCGCGCATCGCCCACCAGCTCCAGGAGCGCGTCCCAGTCGCCCTCGCCGCCGTTCAGCGGAACCGCCGCCCGGCGCACCGCCTCCACGGCCGCCGCATCGTCCCCGCCCTTCGCTCGTCCCAGCATCGCTCGCCCTCTCCGTTCGATGGATGTCGGGCGCGGCGGGCGCGCACCGAGCATGCCAGCGGCCCGGCTCCTGCGCATGCACGCGGCCCTGATCAGCGGACGCTGCGACAACGGGAACGGATGCAAATCGGGGTTTCCGCTGGCGCGTCGCGGATGGTGCTGGCGGCGATCTTCGTCGTGGCCGGCGTGCTTCACTTTGCCATCACCGACATGTACGTCCGCGTGATGCCGCCGTACCTGCCGTGGCCGCGCGAGCTGGTGATGGTGAGCGGCGTCTGTCAGGTGGCGGGCGGCGTGGGGCTGTGCATGCCCCGGCTGCGCCGCGCGGCGGGATGGGGGCTGGTGCTGCTGCTGGTGGCGGTGTGGCCCGCCAACCTGCAGA is drawn from Longimicrobium sp. and contains these coding sequences:
- a CDS encoding erythromycin esterase family protein; amino-acid sequence: MLGRAKGGDDAAAVEAVRRAAVPLNGGEGDWDALLELVGDARFVLLGEATHGTHEFYRARAEITKRLVREKGFTAVAVEADWPDAYRVNRYVRGAGSDATPDEALGGFQRFPQWMWRNDDVVELVAWLREHNQSLPADATRVGFYGLDLYSMFASIEAVIGYLDEVDPEGARRARQRYGCFHRAGGGDPQSYGYAAQLGITPACEEQAVRQLHELRERASEMAGEEGGLAGDEHFYAEQNARLVKNAEEYYRSMFAARVSSWNLRDCHMADSLDALCGHFESKGIPPKVVVWEHNSHLGDARATEMGRDGEWNVGQLVRERHGDEARLIGFSTYSGTVTAASEWDAPAERKRVRPGMEGSYERLFHQVGTPNFFLPLRGGGPAADALRTSRLERAIGVIYAPETERWSHYFHAEVADQFDAVIHYDETSALRPLEPTPGWESAEPPETFPSGL
- a CDS encoding DoxX family protein: MQIGVSAGASRMVLAAIFVVAGVLHFAITDMYVRVMPPYLPWPRELVMVSGVCQVAGGVGLCMPRLRRAAGWGLVLLLVAVWPANLQMYADARASGDPLLGVMLLLLRLPLQLVLIWWVWKAAGLGRR